In Camelina sativa cultivar DH55 unplaced genomic scaffold, Cs unpScaffold12565, whole genome shotgun sequence, the genomic stretch AGCCAGTCTCTCACGGTGTCGACTTCTACCACGGAAACCGTTAATGGCGTCCATGAATTCAAGATCTGTGGCTATTCTCTCGCCAAAGGCGTTGGTGTCGGCAAATACGTCGCTTCCGATACGTTTATGATCGGTGGTTACTCGTGGGCTATCTACTTTTATCCTGATGGGAAGAGTCCTGAGGATAACTCGTCTTACGTTTCTTTGTTCATAGCACTCGCTAGCGAAGGAGCTGATGTCAGGGCTCTCTTTGAGCTCACGC encodes the following:
- the LOC109132014 gene encoding BTB/POZ and MATH domain-containing protein 1-like; its protein translation is QSLTVSTSTTETVNGVHEFKICGYSLAKGVGVGKYVASDTFMIGGYSWAIYFYPDGKSPEDNSSYVSLFIALASEGADVRALFELTLVDQSGNGKHKVHSHFGRALESGPYTLKY